The genomic window CTGTCCGAAGGGAAGACGGCATGAGCGACAACGAGACTCTCACCACCAAGCCGGCCTCCGAGGAGGAGGTCCGCGAGGCCCTGTACGACGTGGTCGACCCCGAGCTGGGGATCGACGTCGTCAACCTGGGCCTGATCTACGGCATCCACATCGACGACGCCAACATCGCCACCCTCGACATGACGCTGACGTCCGCGGCGTGCCCGCTGACCGACGTCATCGAGGACCAGGCGAAGTCGGCGACGGACGGCATCGTCAACGAGCTGCGGATCAACTGGGTCTGGATGCCGCCGTGGGGTCCGGACAAGATCACTGACGACGGCCGCGAGCAGCTGCGCGCGCTCGGTTTCAACGTCTGATCCACGACGTCACGAACGGCTCCCGGCACCATGCCGGGGGCCGTCGTGCGTTGTTCGTGCTCCGTACGCGTGACGTGTGCACGCCGTTCGCACCGGAGCCCGAGCCTGCTCGTCGACACCACGCCGACGAGAGGCACGCAGTGCTGCATCAGCTTCCGTTCCAGAACCGCCGGGTGGCCCTTGCCGCGGCCGGGGCCCTCGCACTTGCCGCACTGGGTGGCAACATGCCCGCACACGCGGCGAGTTACGGCACCCCGACGATCACCCTCGCGGCCTCCTACCTGTCCGGCGCAGTGGGTGCGACGGGCGACCCCGTGGTCACCGTGACCGTCGCGCAGAGCGGCGCCGATGCCACGGCGCTCACCGTGGCCGCGTCCGCGAGCTCGAGGTCCTCCGTCGCCGGGACCTCCGACGTGACGGTTACGGGCACCGGCGCCACCCGCCAGGTCTCCGTCGCCGCACGCGCCCGGGGTTACACGGACCTCACCGTCAAGGTCACCGGGCTCGGCGGCAAGACGGCCACCAAGGTGCTGCACTACGCCGCGTCGGCCGCGGTGCAGAACTCCGCCGACACCCGCTACCCGACGGGTTCGTCCGACGCCTCGGCAGCCGTCGACGTCGGCGGCGGGTACGCGGTGGTGGCGGACGACGAGTCCAACACTCTGCGCCTGTACGACCTCGCGGTGTCCGGCGCGCCCGTGCGGACCTGGGACGTCGCCTCGAAGCTCGGGGTGAGCAAGGAGATCGACATCGAGGGGGCGGCCCGGGTCGGCGACACCGTCTACTGGACCGGCTCGCTCGGCAACAACAAGGACGGCGAGTACAAGGCCGACCGCAACACCGTCTTCACCACGACGGTCACCGGCTCCGGCGCCTCGACCCAGCTGACGGTCGGCCGCTCCTACAAGAAGCTGCGCGAGGACCTCGTGGCCTGGGACGAGGCGAACGGCGACCGGTTCGGCTTCGCCGCGGGCACCGAGGACGGTGAGGCACCGAAGCAGATCGACGGATTCAACGTGGAGGGGCTGGAGTTCGCGCCCGGGTCCACGACCACGGCGTACATCGGCTTCCGCGCGCCCCTCGTTCCGCCGAAGTCGGGCGGCAAGGCCCTGATCGTGCCGGTCACCAACTTCGACAAGGTGACCGGCAGCGGCGCGAAGGCCGTCTTCGGTACGCCGATCGAGCTGGACCTCGGCGGGCTGACCATCCGCGACATCCGGAAGAACGCCGCCGACCAGTACCTGATCGTGGCCGGCTCCTGGGAGGCGGACGACAACTCCGACCCGTACACCCTCTACGGCTGGGACGGGGTCGCCGGGCACGCACCGGTCCGGCGGGCGACCCTGCCCACCACCGACCCGGGCGGCTGGGAGGCCGTCGTCTCGGTGCCGGACCTGTCGGTCGCGGGTGCGCGGGCACAGGTGATCACGGACGCCGGTGCCGCGGACCTGTACGGGGACGACACGGAGGCCAAGGACCTGGACCACGCCGAGTGGAAGAAGTCCCGCGCCACGTGGTTCACCATCGGGAACTGACCGCCGGAGCCCGCTCGACAGGGTGATCACCGGAACAACGGCCGTGCCCGCCCCGTCTCTTGCGAGCCGGGGGGACCACCAGCAGACTGGCGGGCATGGCCGTTCGCTTGTACCAGCTCACCGTCGACACCCACGACCTGCCGTCCCTCGCCCGCTTCTGGTGCGGGGTGCTGGACTGGCGGATCCTCTTCGAGGACGAGGAGGAGATCGTCATCGGGGCCGACGAGACCGCGCTGCCTGGCATGTGCTTCGTCCCCGTGCCCGAGGGGAAGACGGTCAAGAACCGGCTGCACATCGACCTTTCCCCCGACGACCTGGCCACCGAGGTCGAGCGCGTCATCGCGCTCGGAGCCCGGCGGCTGGACGTCGGCCAGGGCGAGGACGTCACGTGGGTGGTGCTGGCGGATCCGGAGGGCAACGAGTTCTGCGTGCTCCGGCCCAAGAAGACGCTGCTGGACTGACCGCCCGGCCCCACGCGCGACGAACGCGGGGGTGGGGCCGGGCGGCGGATCACTCCTGCGGGGCACCGCCTGCGTGGGGCGGCGGCGGGGGCGGCGGTGCCGGAGCGCCGGCGGCCTCGGCCAGGACCGGGCCCAGGTTCTCCGTGCGGATGCGCCGGTCGACGTACAGCAGGCCCGTCACCAGCTGGGGGAACGTCGTCGAGATGATCTGGCTCACGAGCTGTCCCAGCAGCGCAGCGACCAGGTAGCCGCTCAGCGCGGTGATCACGGCCGCCGCGCTCGGGTCGTCGTCGAGTGACGCGGTGCCGAGCATGCCGGGGAAGATGCCGAGGACCGAGAACGGCATCTGTATGAAGTAGCCGGCCGTGGACGCCATCAGGCCGGCCAGGAGCGTGATGCCGAAGATCCGCCACCAGTCGCCGCGGACCAGTTGGGCCGAGCGGCGCAGTGCGGCGACGGGACGCTGTCCCTCGAAGACCACGACCGCCGGCGCCAGACAGAACTTTATCCAGAGCCAGGTGGCCACCGGCCCGGTCGCCAGGGCGCCGATGACGCCCAGCGTGATCGCCGTGACGGAGCCGCCGCTGCCGCCGCCGTCCATGGCGACCACGCTGATGATCACGCCGACGAAGGCGACGAGAAGGAGCATCATCGGCACGATCACGATCAGAGCCGTGAGGACCAGCGCGCCGATCACCGGCAAGACACGGGCCCAGGCCCTGCGCCACACGGTCCCGAAGGCGACGGGCCGGCCGAGGACCGCCTCCTGGAGCACCGCGGGCACCGCCGCGTACATCAGACCCGAGACCACCGACATGACCACGATGCCCAGCAGCACCAGGACGCCACCCGCGATCACCAGCGGCACGACGTCCGCCGACGTGGGGTCCTCTCCGTAGCCGACCGAGGTCAGCTCGGTCATGTGGTGCGCGACGGCGGAGTACGCCACGGCCACCGCGGCGGCCATCACCAGTGCCGCGCCCCCGTACAACGCGCCGGCCACGCCGAACAGTTGCTTCCAGTACTTCCCCATGGTCGAGAACGCCCCGTTCAGGACGTCCCCCAGCTTCAGAGGGGCGAGCGGTATCACCCCTGGCTTCGGCGGGGGCACCCAGCCGCCCCATCCCGGAGGTCCCCCGTACGGACTTCCGCCGTACGGTGCGCCCCCGTATGCGCCGCCGCCCCACCCTGCGTCCTGCGCCACTGCTACTCCGTTGTGTTGTTGCGATCCGATCATCATCCGGTCGTACCGGTGCGCACACCGTAGCGTCCCGAGGTGACCCCGGAACCCGTCCTGCCCGGTCACCGCAGGGATGAGGGGTCTTGCGTACGACCGTACGCAACGTTGTGTACGTTGGTACACATGGGATACGGACTGCTGGCCGCGGCCATCGCGGCAGAGGTGGCCGGCACGACGGCCATGAAGTACAGCGAAGGCTTCACCCGGCTCTGGCCCTCACTCGTGACGGTCGTCGGCTACGTGCTGGCCTTCGCCCTGCTCGCCCAGACGCTCAAGACACTGTCCATCGGCACCGCCTATGCCATCTGGGCGGGCACCGGCACCGCGGTGATCGCCGTCATCGGCATCCTCTGGATGGGCGAGTCCGCGAGCCTCCTCAAACTGGCGGGCATCGCGCTGGTGATCGCGGGGGTCGTGGTCCTCAACCTCGGAGGGGCGCACTGATGGCCCGCCGGTACGACCCCGAGCGGCGCGAACGCATCATCGAGGCCGCCATCCGCGTCGTCGCGGCCCGCGGAATCGGGGGGCTCAGCCATCGCACGGTAGCCGCGGAGGCCGACGTGCCGCTGGGCTCGACGACCTATCACTTCGCCTCGCTCGACGAGCTGCTGGTCGCGGCCCTGCGCAGGTGCAACGAGAACTTCGCCCGGACCGTCCGCGAGAGCGCGTACCTCAGCGACCCGGAGGTCCCGCTCGCCGACGAGCTGACGCGGCTGCTGGCGGAGTGGTTCGCCGGCGGGCGCGGACCGATGGAACTGGAATACGAGCTCTACCTCGCCGCCCTGCGCCGGCCCGCCCTGCGGCCGGTCGCCGCGGAGTGGGCCGACGGACTGGCCGAGGTCCTCGCCCGGCGCACCGACGCCGCCACCGCGCGGGCGCTCGTCGCCCTGCTGGACGGCATCAGCCTCCAGGTCCTGCTCACCGGGGGCGACTTCGACGCCGAGTACACCAGGGAGATGCTGTCGCGGGTCGCGGCAGGGTCACCCGGCCGCTGACCGGGCCCGTACGGAGCCCCGGCGCACGGCCTCCAGCGCCGCCCGCACGCTCGCCTCGATGTCCGGGACCGGGTACAGCGCCTCGACGACGGTACGGTCCCGGTCCACGACCAGCGTCAGCCTCTTCAGCCGGCTCACGCCCGCCACGCGGAACGTCGGGAGCCGCAGCGCCGCCGTGAGTGTCAGCCCGGCGTCGGACAGCAGCGGGAAGCGCAGCCCCTCCTTCTCCGCGAACGCCCGCTGCTCGTCCGGGCGCTGGGTGGAGACGCCGTGCACCGTCGCGCCCGCCGCGGTGAACTCGTCCAGCTGGTCGCGGTAGGTGCACGACTCCAGGGTGCAGCCGCTCGCCCCCGGGATCCCGGCCCAGCCCGGGGGATAGGCGTCCCGGCGGGCGTACGCGCTCGGGAAGCAGTACAGGACGGTGTACGGGGTGGCGGCGACGGGATCGCGCGACCCGCCCCCGTCGTCGAGCAGTTCGAGCGCGGGCAGCCGGGTGCCCACCAGGGCCCGTACGCGCGCCGCCTCGTCGGAGTCCTGCTCGGCCGTCGCCATCGTCTCCCCCTCTCCGAGCACCCAGGTGTCGCCCCAGTCCTGGAGTGCGATCAGCACCGGCAGCAGGGCGCGTCCGCGCGGCGTCAGCCGGTATTCGTGGCGGACCGGGCGGTCCTGGTAGGGCTGCCGGGACAGCACGCCGGCATCCGTCAGCAGACGCAGGCGCTCGGTCAGCACCTTGCGCGACACGCCCAGTTCCTGCTGGAGCGCGTCGAACCGGTGCACGCCGCGCGCGGCATCGCGCACGATCAGCAGAGTCCACCAGTCGCCCACGACGTCGAGTGCCTGGGCGATCGCGCAGTCGGCGTCGGCCAGGCTGGTGCGCTGCGGCACGGAGTCCGCCCTTCTTCTCGGTTGACCTGCGGGAGTGACACTGCCATAGTCCGTTCCCAAAAGGAACTCACCGTCGGGGGCACGGGATGGGCATGCTGCGCGACGTACCGGGGACGGTCCGGCTCCTGGCGTTCGGCGTCTTCCTCAACGCCCTCGTCAGCTTCACCTTCGTCTATCTCTTCGTCTACCTCACCGGGCCGCGCGGCCTGTCCGTCGCCGAGGCGGGGATGATCAGCGGAGTCGGCGGACTCGGTCTGGTCGCGGGGAACTTCACGGGTGGCTGGTTCGGCGACCGGTACGGCCACCGGCGGATGCTCCTCACCGGCGCCTGCGTGAGCGGCGCCGCCCTCGTCACCCTCCCCGCCCTGCCCCTCCCGGCCCTGTACGCGGTGCTGCCCCTCGCGCAGTACGCCACCGGGGTCGTCCGCGCGGCGAACGCCGCACTCGTCGCGGTCTCCGTCCCGCCCGGCGCCCGCCGCCAGAGCTTCGCCCTCACCCGCTTCGCGTCCAACGCCGGCTTCGTCGTCGGACCGCCGCTCGGCGCCCTGATCGCCGGCCGCTACTCCTACGACTGGCTCTTCCTGGCCGACGGCCTGGGCACGCTGCTCTTCGCGGCCTACGCCGCCGCCGTCCTGCCGGCCCGGGGCACCGCGCACTCGCACCCGGCGCACGACCCGCACGCCCCCGGACTGTGGAGCGAACTCCGGGCCCGGCCCGCGCTGCTCGTGCTGCTCGCCGCGATCGCCTGCGTCGACCTCGTCTACCGTCAGCAGTACTCCACGCTCCCCGTCTTCCTCGCCGACCACGGGTACAGCACCCCGTTCTACGGATGGCTGATCGCCGTCAACGGGGGCGTCATCCTCTGCCTCGAACTCCCCGCCGCGCACCTGCTGCGCCGACGGGCACCCCTCACCGTCGTCGGCGCGGGCCTCCTGCTGGTGGGACTCGGGTACGCGGTGCTGATACCGGGGGCGGGCGCGCTGTTCGCCGTAACGATGATGGTGTCCCTGACAGCGGGCGAGATCCTCTACAAGACGACGGCCACGGCCTACGTCGCCGACCAGGCGCCCGACCACGCCCAGGGCCGCTTCCAGAGCCTCTACGCCGGAGCCTCCATCAGCGGTCAGGTCCTCGGACCGCCCCTCGGCGGCGCGTTGTACACCGCCTCGCCCGCCCTGCTCTGGCCCCTGTGCGCCGCCCTCGCGTGCGGGGCGGGCGTCGCCGTACTGGCCGCTCGCCGTATGCGTGAACCCTCCCGGACGATGAGGCCGGTTCGCCCGCGCGGGCCCCGGGCGGCTAGGTTTCGGTCATGACCGACACGACTTCCCAGGGCTCCGCCCGCACCACCGGCGCCGTCGCCGCCGGCCTCGCCACCATCGCCGGTGACGGCACCGTCCTCGACACCTGGTTTCCCGCCCCCGAGCTCACCGCCGAGCCCGGCCCGGCCGGTACCCAGCGCCTGAGTCCCGAGGAGGCGGTGAACCGCCTCGGCGAGGGCGCTGCCCGGGCCATCGGTGTGGACGCCCGCCGCGGGGTGGAGATCGTCGCCGTGTCCACGGTCATCTCCTCGCTCGACGACAAGCCGCTCGACGCCCACGACACGTACCTGCGGCTGCACCTGCTCTCGCACCGCCTCGTGCAGCCCCACGGGCAGAACCTCGACGGCATCTTCGGCTTCCTCGCCAACGTGGCCTGGACCTCGCTGGGGCCGGTGGCCGTCGACGACCTGGAGAAGGTCCGGCTCAACGCCCGCGCGGAGGGCCTGCACCTCCAGGTCACCTCGGTCGACAAGTTCCCCCGGATGACGGACTACGTCGCGCCCAAGGGTGTGCGGATCGCCGACGCCGACCGGGTACGGCTCGGGGCGCACCTGGCCGCGGGGACGACCGTGATGCACGAGGGCTTCGTCAACTTCAACGCGGGCACCCTCGGCACCTCCATGGTCGAGGGCCGCATCTCCGCGGGTGTCGTCGTCGGCGACGGCTCCGACATCGGCGGCGGCGCGTCCACCATGGGCACGCTGTCCGGCGGCGGCAAGGAGCGCATCGTCATCGGGCAGCGCTGCCTGATCGGCGCGGAGGCCGGGGTCGGGATCGCGCTCGGCGACGAGTGCGTCGTCGAGGCCGGGCTCTACGTCACTGCCGGGACCCGGGTCACGATGCCGGACGGACAGGTCGTCAAGGCCCGCGAGCTCTCCGGCGCCTCGAACATCCTCTTCCGCCGCAACTCGGTCTCCGGTGCCGTCGAGGCCCGCCCGAACAACGCGGTGTGGGGCGGCCTCAACGACGTGCTCCACAGCCACAACTAGGACGTAGCGGCGATCAGTTCGTCGTAGATCCTGCGCAGCCCGTCGGTCGCCCCGCGATCGGCGGGCTGCAGCGGTTCGCGGACCGGCCCGGCGTCGAGCAGGGCCTTCGCCGTGACCGCACCCGGCAGGCCGGAGGCCATCATCGCCTCGACCAGGGCGATGTTGAGTCCGTTGAGGCGAGCGGCCTCCGCCGGGTCACCGGCGTCGAACGCGTCCAGGACGGCCCGCATCCGGCGCGGCGCCACGTTGGCGACCGTACTGACGTAGCCGGCGCCGCCCAGCGCGTGGAGCGGGAGGTTCAGTTCCTCGCAGCCCGAGTAGTACGCCAGCGAGGTCCGCGCCATGAGCTTCGTCGCCGCGAGCAGGTCGTAGGAACAGTCCTTGACCGCCACGACGCGCGGGTGTTCGGCCAGGCGAAGCAGGGTCGCCGGTTCGATCCTCGTGCCCGTGCGGCCGGGGATGTCGTACAGCATCAGCGGCAGGCCGGTGGACTCCGCGACCCGGAGGAAGTACGCCTCCACCGCCTCCTGAGGGGGCCGGCTGTAATACGGGGTCACCACGAGCAGCCCGTCCGCTCCCGCCGTCTCCGCGTCCCGGGCCAGACGCACCACGTGGCGGGTGTCGGGACCGCCGACCCCCGCCACGAGCGGGACGGCCGGGCCGACCGCCTCCCGGACCGCCCGCAGCAGGGCGTTCTTCTCCTCGTCCGTCGTGGTCGGCGACTCGCCCGTGGTGCCGCTGAGGACGAGTCCGTCGCAGCCGTCCGCGACCAGGCCGGCGGCGTGACGGCGGGCGGCGTCGAGGTCCAGGTCACCGGCGTCGGTGAACGGCGTGATCATGGCGCAGAGGGCGCGGCCGAAGGGCCCTCCCGTGTGGGATGTCATCTCCGCAGTCTCGGCGCACGTTCCGCGCGGGTCCACTCAGTTCTGCTCGGGGTGACGGCCAAGGAGCACTGAACGGTCGGGGAGTGGTACCGGCGCGTCTGACATGATCGAACGCAGGGGTGACGAACCGTTCCAGGGGTGGGGTACACGGCGATGCGCTTACGGAAAACGATCTCGGCCGTCGCGCTCGCGGCAGCGGTGGCGGCACTCTCCGGTTGCGCCGGATTCCTCGTTCCCGCAGGCGAGGGGGAGCCGGAGAGGACATCGACCCCGACCCGTACGGCGCACCGGGCGCCCAGTCCGGGCGCGGGGGCGGTGCCGGACACGCCACGGCCCGGCACCTCGCAGGACGGGCCCTCGTCGGACGTGCCCTCGCAGGGCGTGACGGAGCCCGGCGCACCGGCGGCCGGCTGTCCCGCCTCCGGCGCGGTCGTGGACATGGGGCCGGTCGAGACGGCGATGTTCCACCGTGCCGTCGTCCTCACCCTCACCAACTGCGGCGACCGGCCCTACCGTGTCCACGGTTATCCGTCCGTCCGCGTCCTGGACGGGGACGGCAAGCGCCTTCCCGTCCCCGTGAACCCGGGCGGCTCGATGTTCGGCAACGACGAAGGGCCCGAGGAGATCACGCTGCGGCCCGGCGGCAGCGTCCGGTCCACCCTGGCCTGGGTCTCCACGGAGGAGGGCGGTGATCTCATCGAGGCGGATGCCCTGGAACTCGCCGCCGCACCGGACGCGGGCGCGCGGGTCCACCCGCTGGAGGGCCACGACGTGCGCCTGATGGACGAGTTGAACACCACTGCCTGGCGGCGGGGGACCGCCGGCTGAAGGCCCGTGGCATCGAACCGGTGGCATCGCGGGGCTCTTCCACGTGAGGACCGACGGGGCAACGGAGTGCCCAACTACGCGGCAGGCAGACCGTGCAGGCCATGCCGGCCCCTCCGCCGGACCCTGCGGCGGGGGCGGATCGAGGGGTGCCCCCGTGGTGGTGACGGGCACCCGGCCGCCTGGCCCCGAGGGGTGCCACGGTCCGTTGTCGGGCACCTCCGCCCGGTGACGGGGAGGCCCCTCGGCGGAACCGGGCGGCACGGGACGAAATGCGTCTACGCTGGGGCGGCGGCCCGGACCCGATGGCACGGGATCCGCCCCGCACACCGCCCGCGCACGCCCCGAGGAGAACCCCCAGATGTCCGCAGAGCGCCCCTCCCTGCCGCCGGTGCGGCTGCACACCGAGGCCGAGCTGGCACGGGACGCGCTGGCCGCTCCGCTGCTCGTCCGCGCCGTCCGGCTCGCCCGCTGGGCGGGACCCGCGACCCGGGTGGGCGCGGGCGGCGAACTCGTCGACGCACAGCTGCCCGAGGCGGCCGAGCACCTCGGTCTCGCCGCTGACGAGGACGGTGCCGCCTACGCCAGCGAGGCGTGGCGCCTCGCCGTCGACACGGGACTCGTGGACGTGGAGGACCCGCCGGACGCGGAGGAGGACGGGATGGCGGAGGGCACGGCCACCGCCGGGGAGAACCTGGCCCTGCTGACCTCCGGATCCCCGCAGGACGTCCTCTCGATCTGGCTCGACGCCCTGGACGCTGTCCACGCGGACGCCACCGCCCCGGCCTTCGACGACTTCGCGGACCTCATCGGCGAGGACGGCAGCGTCGACTTCGACGCCCTCGACTGGGACCCGGAGGCCGAGGCCGACCTCCTCGACGGGGTGCTCGGCAACCTCTACCTGCTGACCCTCTCGGAGGCCGGGCCCGCCGACGCCCCGGTACCGCTGCCCGCCCTCGCCGCCTCCGTGGTGGTGCCCGACGACATGGACGAGCCCACCGACGACGTCCTGGAGCAGGTCTCGGAGGCCATGATGCGGTTGGACGACCAGTTCCGGGTCCTGGAGCCCATCGGGATCGTCGAGTACGTGCCGGTGGACGAGACGCTGCTGACCGAGGAGGGGGATGAGGCGTCGCCGCCCGTCGACGACGAGGACGTCACCCGCTACGGGATGGTGAAGCTGACTCCGCTCGGCCTCTACGGCATCCGCGAGCGGATGCTGGAGGCCGGAGTGGACGCCCCGGCGGTCGGGGACCTCGCCGACAAGGGTGCCGACGCGCTCCTCGACGGCATCGCCCACTATCCCGAGGACGCCGCGCGCACCGAGATCGGGCTGTGGCTGGGCGGGCGCGGGGCCGACGGGGCGCAGGCCGCCGCGGCCGAGCTCCTTGACGCGGCGCGTGGCGCCGACCGGCGCGCCCCGCTGCGCAGGCTCCACTGCCAGCAGGCTCTCGCCCTCGCCGGGGCCGACGCGGAGCCCGCAGTCCGGGCGGTGCTCGACGACCCCGAGCTCGGCGGCCTCGCGCGGGTCTGGCTCGCGGAACGCGGAGCGGCCGACGTGCCCGCGCCCCCGGAGTCGATGATCTTCTGGCTGGCCGTCGACACGATCGCCGCGCAGCTGGACGCCGAGGGTGACATGGACGAGCTCCAGGAGCTCGTCGAGGGACTCTCGGGCCAGCACAGCGGGTTCTTCGACGAGGCGTGGCGGGTGGACCACCCCGCGACGGCCGAGGTGCTGGAGGCGATGGGACGGCTGCACCGCGACCGCAAGAGCGCGAAGGACGCCCGTAAGGCCGCCTTCAAGGCCCGCTCCCGCGGCAAGGGCTGAGTGCCGGGGG from Streptomyces sp. NBC_01341 includes these protein-coding regions:
- a CDS encoding metal-sulfur cluster assembly factor; the protein is MSDNETLTTKPASEEEVREALYDVVDPELGIDVVNLGLIYGIHIDDANIATLDMTLTSAACPLTDVIEDQAKSATDGIVNELRINWVWMPPWGPDKITDDGREQLRALGFNV
- a CDS encoding VOC family protein, which translates into the protein MAVRLYQLTVDTHDLPSLARFWCGVLDWRILFEDEEEIVIGADETALPGMCFVPVPEGKTVKNRLHIDLSPDDLATEVERVIALGARRLDVGQGEDVTWVVLADPEGNEFCVLRPKKTLLD
- a CDS encoding DMT family transporter — its product is MGYGLLAAAIAAEVAGTTAMKYSEGFTRLWPSLVTVVGYVLAFALLAQTLKTLSIGTAYAIWAGTGTAVIAVIGILWMGESASLLKLAGIALVIAGVVVLNLGGAH
- a CDS encoding TetR/AcrR family transcriptional regulator; its protein translation is MARRYDPERRERIIEAAIRVVAARGIGGLSHRTVAAEADVPLGSTTYHFASLDELLVAALRRCNENFARTVRESAYLSDPEVPLADELTRLLAEWFAGGRGPMELEYELYLAALRRPALRPVAAEWADGLAEVLARRTDAATARALVALLDGISLQVLLTGGDFDAEYTREMLSRVAAGSPGR
- a CDS encoding winged helix-turn-helix transcriptional regulator, with amino-acid sequence MPQRTSLADADCAIAQALDVVGDWWTLLIVRDAARGVHRFDALQQELGVSRKVLTERLRLLTDAGVLSRQPYQDRPVRHEYRLTPRGRALLPVLIALQDWGDTWVLGEGETMATAEQDSDEAARVRALVGTRLPALELLDDGGGSRDPVAATPYTVLYCFPSAYARRDAYPPGWAGIPGASGCTLESCTYRDQLDEFTAAGATVHGVSTQRPDEQRAFAEKEGLRFPLLSDAGLTLTAALRLPTFRVAGVSRLKRLTLVVDRDRTVVEALYPVPDIEASVRAALEAVRRGSVRARSAAG
- a CDS encoding MFS transporter; translated protein: MGMLRDVPGTVRLLAFGVFLNALVSFTFVYLFVYLTGPRGLSVAEAGMISGVGGLGLVAGNFTGGWFGDRYGHRRMLLTGACVSGAALVTLPALPLPALYAVLPLAQYATGVVRAANAALVAVSVPPGARRQSFALTRFASNAGFVVGPPLGALIAGRYSYDWLFLADGLGTLLFAAYAAAVLPARGTAHSHPAHDPHAPGLWSELRARPALLVLLAAIACVDLVYRQQYSTLPVFLADHGYSTPFYGWLIAVNGGVILCLELPAAHLLRRRAPLTVVGAGLLLVGLGYAVLIPGAGALFAVTMMVSLTAGEILYKTTATAYVADQAPDHAQGRFQSLYAGASISGQVLGPPLGGALYTASPALLWPLCAALACGAGVAVLAARRMREPSRTMRPVRPRGPRAARFRS
- the dapD gene encoding 2,3,4,5-tetrahydropyridine-2,6-dicarboxylate N-succinyltransferase; protein product: MTDTTSQGSARTTGAVAAGLATIAGDGTVLDTWFPAPELTAEPGPAGTQRLSPEEAVNRLGEGAARAIGVDARRGVEIVAVSTVISSLDDKPLDAHDTYLRLHLLSHRLVQPHGQNLDGIFGFLANVAWTSLGPVAVDDLEKVRLNARAEGLHLQVTSVDKFPRMTDYVAPKGVRIADADRVRLGAHLAAGTTVMHEGFVNFNAGTLGTSMVEGRISAGVVVGDGSDIGGGASTMGTLSGGGKERIVIGQRCLIGAEAGVGIALGDECVVEAGLYVTAGTRVTMPDGQVVKARELSGASNILFRRNSVSGAVEARPNNAVWGGLNDVLHSHN
- the dapA gene encoding 4-hydroxy-tetrahydrodipicolinate synthase; the encoded protein is MTSHTGGPFGRALCAMITPFTDAGDLDLDAARRHAAGLVADGCDGLVLSGTTGESPTTTDEEKNALLRAVREAVGPAVPLVAGVGGPDTRHVVRLARDAETAGADGLLVVTPYYSRPPQEAVEAYFLRVAESTGLPLMLYDIPGRTGTRIEPATLLRLAEHPRVVAVKDCSYDLLAATKLMARTSLAYYSGCEELNLPLHALGGAGYVSTVANVAPRRMRAVLDAFDAGDPAEAARLNGLNIALVEAMMASGLPGAVTAKALLDAGPVREPLQPADRGATDGLRRIYDELIAATS
- a CDS encoding DUF4232 domain-containing protein, with amino-acid sequence MRLRKTISAVALAAAVAALSGCAGFLVPAGEGEPERTSTPTRTAHRAPSPGAGAVPDTPRPGTSQDGPSSDVPSQGVTEPGAPAAGCPASGAVVDMGPVETAMFHRAVVLTLTNCGDRPYRVHGYPSVRVLDGDGKRLPVPVNPGGSMFGNDEGPEEITLRPGGSVRSTLAWVSTEEGGDLIEADALELAAAPDAGARVHPLEGHDVRLMDELNTTAWRRGTAG